One part of the Streptomyces ferrugineus genome encodes these proteins:
- a CDS encoding aldo/keto reductase codes for MTSLRKLGSSDLEVHPLCLGGNVFGWTADEDRSFAVLDAYTAAGGNFVDTADSYSAWVEGNVGGESETIIGKWLKARGNRSDVVIATKVSQHPDFQGLTAANIKAAAEASLRRLGTDHIDLYYTHFDKPDVPVEEIIGALDELVEAGKVRHIAASNISAERLAASLAFSDREGLARYVALQPHYNLVSRDTYEGSLQNLAEREGLAAVPYYALASGFLTGKYRTGTTVDSPRARGAAKHAQTERGRRVLAALEEVARSHRAPVATVALGWLASRPTVAAPIASARTPEQLPALLGVAELTLTDEDLERLTTASA; via the coding sequence ATGACTTCTCTTCGCAAGCTCGGCTCCTCCGACCTCGAGGTCCACCCGCTCTGCCTCGGCGGCAACGTCTTCGGCTGGACCGCCGACGAGGACCGGTCCTTCGCCGTCCTCGACGCCTACACCGCGGCGGGCGGCAACTTCGTCGACACCGCCGACTCCTACTCGGCGTGGGTCGAGGGCAACGTGGGCGGCGAGTCCGAGACCATCATCGGGAAGTGGCTCAAGGCGCGCGGCAACCGCTCCGACGTCGTGATCGCCACGAAGGTCAGCCAGCACCCCGACTTCCAGGGCCTGACCGCGGCCAACATCAAGGCTGCCGCGGAGGCCTCCCTGCGCCGCCTCGGCACCGATCACATCGACCTCTACTACACCCACTTCGACAAGCCGGACGTGCCGGTCGAGGAGATCATCGGCGCGCTGGACGAGCTGGTGGAGGCGGGCAAGGTGCGGCACATCGCCGCGTCCAACATCTCCGCCGAGCGCCTGGCGGCCTCCCTCGCCTTCTCCGACCGTGAGGGCCTCGCCCGGTACGTCGCCCTCCAGCCCCACTACAACCTGGTCTCCCGCGACACCTACGAAGGCTCCCTGCAGAACCTCGCCGAGCGCGAGGGCCTGGCGGCGGTCCCGTACTACGCCCTGGCGTCCGGCTTCCTCACGGGCAAGTACCGCACCGGTACGACGGTGGACAGCCCGCGCGCCCGGGGCGCCGCCAAGCACGCGCAGACGGAGCGGGGCCGACGGGTGCTGGCCGCGCTGGAGGAGGTGGCCCGGTCCCACCGGGCCCCGGTGGCCACGGTGGCCCTGGGCTGGCTCGCGTCCCGGCCCACGGTCGCGGCGCCCATCGCGTCGGCCCGCACGCCGGAACAGCTGCCGGCGCTGCTGGGAGTGGCGGAGCTGACGCTGACGGACGAGGACCTGGAGCGGCTGACGACGGCGTCGGCCTGA
- a CDS encoding PrsW family intramembrane metalloprotease yields MATCPPYPTQPTGPTGGALRHAHWWQKRWVRYGALSTLLALSGLVILALVREQTGTEGFLVGLGLAVLPVPLLVAAFRWLDRVEPGPWRNLLFSFAWGACAAALIAIVANSFATRWIATATADPSHADTLGATVIAPVVEEMAKAAAVLLVFLFRRRDFTGIVDGVVIAGVTATGFAFTENILYLGTAFGTDQLSGDSGIASVTAATFFVRVIMSPFAHPLFTVLTGIGFGIAALSGDRQHVRRVLLPLLGLLLAMGMHAMWNGSSAFGEYGFFAVYAAFMVPAFGLLTWLVIWTRQRELRTVREELPAYVAAGWLAPGEPFALGSMRDRRVARQYARQRGGRDAARAVAQYEAYATSLAFLRHRGRRGRAGADFVVRERELLHELWGRRESARPALQHAVAARAWAAYGYAPPAHWQPPATWQPYGHGSQPTAPYPVYNPYRS; encoded by the coding sequence GTGGCCACCTGCCCCCCGTACCCGACGCAGCCCACCGGTCCCACCGGCGGCGCACTGCGGCACGCGCACTGGTGGCAGAAGCGGTGGGTGCGGTACGGCGCGCTCAGCACCCTGCTCGCGCTCTCCGGGCTGGTCATCCTCGCCCTGGTGCGTGAGCAGACCGGCACCGAGGGGTTCCTGGTCGGGCTCGGGCTCGCGGTGCTGCCCGTGCCGCTGCTCGTCGCCGCGTTCCGCTGGCTGGACCGGGTCGAGCCGGGCCCGTGGCGCAATCTGCTGTTCTCCTTCGCGTGGGGTGCCTGCGCGGCGGCGCTGATAGCGATCGTCGCCAACAGCTTCGCGACCAGATGGATAGCGACCGCGACGGCCGATCCGTCGCATGCGGACACCCTCGGCGCGACCGTCATAGCGCCCGTCGTGGAGGAGATGGCGAAGGCCGCGGCCGTCCTGCTCGTGTTCCTCTTCCGACGGCGGGACTTCACCGGGATCGTCGACGGCGTGGTGATAGCGGGCGTCACCGCCACCGGTTTCGCCTTCACCGAGAACATCCTCTACCTCGGCACCGCCTTCGGCACCGACCAGCTCTCCGGCGACAGCGGCATCGCCTCCGTCACGGCGGCGACCTTCTTCGTCCGCGTGATCATGTCGCCCTTCGCGCACCCGCTCTTCACCGTCCTGACCGGCATCGGATTCGGCATCGCCGCCCTGTCCGGCGACCGGCAGCACGTGCGGCGTGTGCTGCTGCCCCTGCTCGGGCTGCTGCTCGCCATGGGCATGCACGCCATGTGGAACGGCTCCTCCGCCTTCGGCGAGTACGGGTTCTTCGCCGTGTACGCGGCCTTCATGGTGCCCGCGTTCGGGCTGCTGACCTGGCTGGTGATCTGGACCCGGCAGCGCGAGCTGAGGACCGTGCGCGAGGAACTGCCGGCGTATGTCGCCGCCGGGTGGCTGGCGCCGGGCGAACCGTTCGCGCTGGGCTCGATGCGGGACCGGCGGGTGGCCCGGCAGTACGCGCGACAGCGTGGCGGGCGCGATGCGGCACGGGCCGTGGCGCAGTACGAGGCGTACGCCACGTCGCTGGCGTTCCTGCGGCACCGGGGGCGCCGTGGGCGGGCCGGCGCGGACTTCGTCGTACGGGAACGGGAGTTGCTGCACGAGCTGTGGGGGCGCCGGGAGTCCGCGCGGCCGGCCCTGCAGCACGCGGTGGCCGCGCGGGCTTGGGCGGCGTACGGGTACGCGCCGCCCGCCCACTGGCAGCCGCCCGCCACCTGGCAGCCCTACGGGCACGGCTCCCAGCCGACGGCGCCGTACCCCGTGTACAACCCGTACCGGTCGTAG